A window from Telopea speciosissima isolate NSW1024214 ecotype Mountain lineage chromosome 8, Tspe_v1, whole genome shotgun sequence encodes these proteins:
- the LOC122671561 gene encoding ras-related protein Rab7-like, whose amino-acid sequence MASRRRVLLKVIILGDSGVGKTSLMNQYVNRKFSNQYKATIGADFLTKEVQFEDRLFTLQIWDTAGQERFQSLGVAFYRGADCCVLVYDVNVMKSFDDLNNWREEFLIQASPSDPENFPFVVLGNKIDVDGGNSRVVSEKKAKAWCASKGNIPYFETSAKEGINVEAAFQCIAKSALKNEPEEEIYLPETIDVAGGGRQQRSTGCEC is encoded by the exons ATGGCGTCTCGAAGGCGAGTGCTTTTAAAGGTCATCATCCTCGGAGACAGCGG GGTTGGAAAGACATCTTTGATGAATCA ATATGTGAATCGTAAATTCAGTAACCAGtacaaagcaaccattggagCGGATTTTTTGACAAAAGAAGTTCAGTTTGAAGATAGGCTATTCACATTGCAG ATATGGGATACTGCTGGGCAGGAGAGGTTCCAAAGCCTTGGTGTTGCTTTCTACCGTGGTGCAGACTGCTGTGTTCTCGTCTATGATGTGAATGTCATGAAATCATTTGATGACCTTAACAATTGGCGAGAAGAATTTCTGATTCAG GCAAGCCCCTCAGACCCTGAGAACTTTCCATTTGTAGTGTTGGGGAACAAGATAGATGTTGATGGTGGGAACAGCCGGGTG GTATCTGAGAAGAAGGCAAAGGCATGGTGTGCCTCGAAGGGGAATATTCCCTACTTCGAGACTTCTGCTAAGGAGGGCATTAATGTGGAAGCTGCTTTTCAGTGTATAGCCAAGAGTGCTCTAAAGAATGAACCTGAAGAAGAAAT ATATCTGCCTGAAACCATTGATGTGGCGGGTGGAGGTCGGCAACAAAGATCAACTGGCTGTGAATGTTAG
- the LOC122672118 gene encoding proline-rich receptor-like protein kinase PERK1, whose translation MSSPTYLKVKKKATSSPAPTPSPPTNASSLSPPPTNTSSPTPATPTPVAPVASPPPPPTNSSPPPASSTTSPPPSSSPVASSPPSPASSTTTSPPPPSSTGKTPSTPTSHSSPPPPHSSSSSSSSSSPAVSTGLVVGIAIGGVVMLVFLSLLFICCKKKRRRDHHVPEDYYYGPPPPGPKDRPYGGQPQHWQHNAPPPGDNVVTMPPKPSPPPAYASRPPHSPARTPTPPPPPPAYASRPPHSPARTPIPPPPPPPFMNSSGGSESNYSGTENPLPSPSPGISLGFSKSTFTYEELEMATEGFSAANMLGQGGFGYVHRGVLPNGKEVAIKSLKAGSGQGDREFQAEVEIISRVHHKHLVSLVGYCIAGSQRMLVYEFVPNNTLEFHLHGKGRPVMDWPTRLKIALGAAKGLAYLHEDCSPKIIHRDIKAANILLDFKFEAKVADFGLAKFSSDANTHVSTRVMGTFGYLAPEYAASGKLTDKSDVFSFGVMLLEFITGHRPVSSTHTFVDDSLVDWARPLLTRALEDGNYDTLVDPRLQKDYNPSEMARVVACAAACVRHSARRRPRMSQIVRALEGDMSLSSLNEGLRPGHSTNYGSYGSSDYDTNQYNEDMKKFRKMALASQEYGSSEYSGPTSEYGLHPSGSSSEGQQTTREMEMGKMKKDSRGFSGSS comes from the exons ATGTCTTCTCCGACTTAcctaaaagtaaaaaagaaggcAACGTCTTCTCCGGCTCCCACACCTTCTCCACCTACTAATGCTTCGTCTTTGTCGCCGCCACCTACGAATACTTCCTCTCCAACGCCAGCGACTCCGACTCCGGTAGCTCCTGTCGCCTCTCCACCGCCTCCCCCTACTAATTCTTCACCTCCTCCGGCGTCTTCAACAACCTCTCCTCCCCCTTCATCTTCCCCAGTTGCTTCGTCTCCACCGTCTCCTGCGTCATCGACTACTACATCTCCACCTCCGCCTTCTTCCACTGGGAAAACTCCCTCGACACCCACAAGTCATTCTTCGCCGCCGCCgccccattcttcttcttcttcatccagtTCATCTTCTCCCGCTGTATCAACGGGTCTTGTCGTTGGAATTGCCATTGGTGGAGTCGTTATGCTAGTTTTCTTGAGCTTACTATTCATCTGTtgtaagaagaaaaggaggagggATCATCATGTACCCGAAGATTACTACTACGGTCCGCCCCCACCCGGGCCGAAAG ATAGACCTTATGGTGGGCAGCCTCAACATTGGCAGCACAATGCTCCTCCTCCAGGGGACAATGTTGTCACGATGCCTCCAAAACCCTCTCCTCCTCCAGCATATGCGTCACGACCACCACATTCACCAGCTCGTACTCCCACACCCCCGCCTCCTCCTCCAGCATATGCGTCACGACCGCCACATTCACCAGCTCGTACTCCCATACCCCCGCCGCCTCCTCCACCATTTATGAACAGCAGTGGAGGGTCAGAGTCAAATTATTCAGGAACTGAGAATCCACTACCATCACCATCTCCTGGCATTTCCTTGGGTTTCTCAAAGAGCACATTCACTTATGAAGAATTAGAGATGGCAACAGAGGGCTTCTCGGCTGCCAACATGTTAGGACAAGGAGGTTTTGGATATGTCCATAGAGGGGTTCTTCCAAATGGGAAAGAGGTTGCGATTAAGTCACTAAAAGCTGGTAGCGGGCAGGGGGATCGTGAATTTCAGGCAGAGGTTGAGATTATTAGTCGAGTACATCACAAACATCTTGTTTCATTGGTAGGATATTGCATTGCTGGATCCCAAAGAATGCTTGTCTATGAGTTTGTTCCAAACAACACATTGGAGTTCCACTTACATG GGAAGGGGCGGCCAGTAATGGACTGGCCCACTAGACTAAAAATTGCTCTAGGTGCTGCCAAAGGACTTGCATATCTCCATGAAGATT GTAGTCCTAAGATTATTCATCGTGATATCAAGGCAGCTAATATTCTCCTTGATTTTAAATTTGAGGCAAAG GTTGCAGATTTTGGGCTTGCCAAATTCTCATCTGATGCCAATACTCATGTCTCCACCCGAGTAATGGGAACCTTCGG GTATCTGGCTCCAGAGTATGCGGCAAGTGGGAAACTCACAGATAAATCCGATGTCTTTTCTTTCGGTGTTATGTTGCTAGAGTTTATTACTGGGCATCGTCCTGTTAGTTCAACTCATACATTCGTGGATGATAGCTTGGTAGACTGG GCAAGACCTTTACTTACACGAGCTCTAGAAGATGGCAACTATGACACCCTTGTTGACCCACGGCTGCAGAAGGATTACAACCCCTCTGAGATGGCACGCGTGGTGGCCTGTGCAGCTGCTTGTGTGCGTCATTCTGCAAGACGGCGGCCACGCATGAGCCAG ATTGTCCGGGCCTTGGAAGGAGACATGTCCCTCTCCAGTTTGAATGAAGGCCTTAGACCTGGACACAGCACCAATTATGGTTCATATGGAAGCTCAGATTATGACACAAACCAGTATAATGAAGACATGAAGAAATTCCGGAAGATGGCACTTGCTAGTCAGGAATACGGAAGCAGCGAATACAGTGGACCAACTAGCGAGTATGGTTTGCATCCATCTGGGTCGAGCAGTGAGGGCCAGCAAACCACGCGAGAGATGGAGATGGGAAAGATGAAGAAAGACAGTCGAGGATTCAGCGGAAGCTCTTGA